The following are encoded together in the Peromyscus leucopus breed LL Stock chromosome 1, UCI_PerLeu_2.1, whole genome shotgun sequence genome:
- the Znf574 gene encoding zinc finger protein 574 isoform X2, whose amino-acid sequence MTEESEETFLYIEHRYVCSECNQLYGSLEEVLVHQNSHVPQQHFELVGVADPGITVATDAASGTGLYQTLIQESQYQCLECGQLLLSPSQLLEHQELHLKMMAPQEAVPAEPPPKVPPLNSSTIHYECVDCKALFASQELWLNHRQMHLRATPTKAPAPVVLGSPVVLGPPVGQARVAVDHSYRKAEEGGEGAAVPSAAAATTEMVTEVELLLYKCSECSQLFQLPADFLEHQATHFPAVPEAEEPAAKQETLVSSPTEVPVSLPEPLPASDHSYELRNGEAIGRDRRGRKPRRNNSGEPGGSATQELFCSACDQLFLSPHQLQQHFRSHQEGVFKCPLCSRVFPSPSGLDQHLGDHSSESHFLCVDCGLAYGTEALLLAHRRAHTPNPLHSCPCGKTFVNLTKFLYHRRTHGAGGVPLPPAPVLPEEPAVSVPEPAPAETREPEAPELPTTEENPAEPPGPGIYRCLLCSREFVKALQLTRHQRFVHRLERRHKCSICGKMFKKKSHVRNHLRTHTGERPFSCPDCSKPFNSPANLARHRLTHTGERPYRCGDCGKAFTQSSTLRQHRLVHAQHFPYRCQECGLRFHRPYRLLMHRYHHTGEYPYKCRECPRSFLLRRLLEVHQLVVHAGRQPHHCPSCGAAFPSSLRLYEHRCAAAAAQAPRRFECGTCGKKVGSAARLQAHEAAHAAAGPGEVLAKEPPAPRASRATRTPVTPSPTALSGAASAAPAAPARRRGLECSECKKLFSTETSLQVHRRIHTGERPYPCPDCGKAFRQSTHLKDHRRLHTGERPFACEVCGKAFAISMRLAEHRRIHTGERPYSCPDCGKSYRSFSNLWKHRKTHQQQHQAAVRQQLAEAEAAVGLAVMETAVEALPLVEAIEIYPLAEAEGVQISG is encoded by the coding sequence ATGACTGAGGAGAGTGAGGAGACATTCCTGTATATTGAGCATCGCTATGTCTGCTCTGAGTGCAACCAGCTCTATGGATCCTTGGAGGAGGTGCTTGTGCACCAGAACTCCCATGTGCCCCAGCAGCACTTTGAGCTGGTGGGCGTGGCTGACCCTGGAATCACGGTGGCCACAGATGCAGCGTCAGGTACAGGCCTTTATCAGACCCTCATACAGGAGAGCCAGTACCAGTGTCTTGAGTGTGGGCAGCTGCTTCTGTCGCCTAGCCAGCTCTTGGAGCACCAGGAGCTGCACCTGAAGATGATGGCCCCCCAGGAGGCAGTGCCAGCTGAGCCACCACCCAAGGTGCCCCCCTTAAACTCCAGCACCATTCATTACGAGTGTGTGGATTGTAAGGCTCTCTTTGCCAGCCAGGAACTGTGGCTGAACCATCGGCAGATGCATCTCAGGGCCACGCCCACCAAGGCTCCAGCCCCAGTTGTCTTGGGGTCCCCAGTTGTCTTAGGCCCGCCTGTGGGCCAGGCCCGAGTGGCTGTGGACCATTCATACCGGAAAGCAGAAGAAGGTGGAGAAGGGGCTGCTGTCCCATCTGCAGCTGCTGCCACTACTGAGATGGTGACAGAGGTGGAGTTGCTCCTCTACAAGTGCTCCGAGTGCTCCCAGCTCTTCCAGCTGCCGGCCGACTTTCTGGAGCACCAGGCCACCCACTTCCCTGCTGTCCCAGAGGCTGAGGAGCCTGCTGCAAAGCAGGAAACCCTGGTCTCCTCACCCACCGAGGTGCCAGTGTCTCTGCCGGAGCCCCTGCCAGCCTCGGACCATAGTTATGAGCTGCGCAATGGGGAGGCCATTGGACGGGATCGCCGGGGGCGGAAGCCCCGGAGGAACAACAGTGGAGAGCCCGGTGGGTCAGCCACCCAGGAACTCTTTTGCTCAGCCTGTGATCAGCTCTTTCTCTCGCCCCACCAGCTGCAGCAGCACTTTCGGAGTCACCAGGAGGGTGTCTTCAAGTGTCCCCTGTGCAGTCGTGTCTTCCCCAGCCCTTCTGGTCTGGATCAGCACCTTGGTGACCACAGCAGTGAATCTCATTTCCTATGTGTAGACTGTGGCCTGGCCTACGGCACAGAAGCCCTTCTCTTGGCCCACCGGCGAGCCCATACTCCAAATCCTCTGCATTCGTGTCCCTGCGGGAAGACCTTTGTCAACCTTACCAAGTTCCTCTATCACCGGCGTACCCATGGGGCAGGAGGCGTCCCTTTGCCCCCAGCACCAGTTCTGCCAGAGGAACCTGCTGTTAGCGTTCCTGAGCCAGCCCCTGCAGAGACTAGAGAGCCAGAGGCCCCAGAGCTCCCCACAACTGAGGAGAATCCAGCAGAGCCTCCGGGGCCGGGCATTTACCGCTGCCTCCTGTGCAGCCGTGAGTTTGTCAAGGCGTTGCAGCTGACCCGGCACCAGCGTTTTGTGCACAGGCTGGAACGGCGCCATAAATGCAGCATTTGTGGCAAGATGTTCAAGAAGAAGTCTCACGTGCGGAACCATCTCCGCACACACACCGGGGAACGTCCCTTCTCCTGCCCTGACTGTTCCAAGCCCTTCAACTCACCTGCCAACCTGGCCCGCCACCGGCTCACCCACACAGGGGAACGACCCTACCGGTGTGGGGACTGTGGCAAGGCTTTCACTCAGAGCTCCACTCTGAGGCAGCATCGCCTGGTGCATGCCCAGCATTTCCCCTACCGCTGCCAGGAGTGTGGACTGCGCTTTCACCGCCCTTATCGTCTGCTCATGCACCGCTACCACCACACAGGCGAGTACCCCTACAAGTGTCGGGAGTGCCCCCGCTCCTTCTTGCTGCGCCGGCTGCTAGAGGTGCACCAGCTTGTGGTCCATGCTGGGCGccagccccaccactgcccatcctGTGGGGCTGCCTTCCCCTCCTCGCTGCGGCTTTATGAGCATCGCTGTGCAGCCGCCGCTGCCCAGGCCCCACGGCGCTTTGAGTGTGGGACCTGTGGCAAGAAAGTGGGCTCTGCTGCTCGGCTGCAGGCCCATGAAGCTGCCCATGCTGCTGCCGGTCCTGGAGAAGTCCTGGCTAAGGAGCCCCCGGCTCCCAGGGCCTCCCGGGCCACTCGCACACCAGTCACCCCCTCCCCAACAGCCCTCAGTGGTGCAGCCTCTGCTgcccctgcagcccctgcccGGCGGCGTGGCCTGGAATGCAGTGAGTGCAAGAAGCTGTTCAGCACGGAGACATCGCTGCAGGTGCACCGACGGATCCACACAGGTGAGCGGCCGTACCCATGTCCAGACTGTGGCAAGGCCTTCCGCCAGAGTACCCATCTGAAAGACCACCGGCGCTTACACACCGGTGAGCGGCCCTTTGCCTGTGAAGTGTGTGGCAAGGCTTTTGCCATCTCCATGCGCCTGGCAGAACATCGCCGCATTCACACGGGTGAACGGCCCTACTCCTGCCCTGACTGTGGCAAGAGCTACCGCTCCTTCTCCAACCTCTGGAAGCACCGCAAGactcaccagcagcagcaccaggcGGCAGTGCGGCAGCAGCTGGCGGAGGCCGAGGCCGCTGTGGGCCTGGCCGTGATGGAGACGGCAGTGGAGGCCTTGCCCCTTGTGGAGGCCATTGAGATCTACCCCTTAGCAGAGGCTGAGGGGGTCCAGATCAGCGGCTGA
- the Znf574 gene encoding zinc finger protein 574 isoform X1, whose protein sequence is MEREAQGLVAAMTEESEETFLYIEHRYVCSECNQLYGSLEEVLVHQNSHVPQQHFELVGVADPGITVATDAASGTGLYQTLIQESQYQCLECGQLLLSPSQLLEHQELHLKMMAPQEAVPAEPPPKVPPLNSSTIHYECVDCKALFASQELWLNHRQMHLRATPTKAPAPVVLGSPVVLGPPVGQARVAVDHSYRKAEEGGEGAAVPSAAAATTEMVTEVELLLYKCSECSQLFQLPADFLEHQATHFPAVPEAEEPAAKQETLVSSPTEVPVSLPEPLPASDHSYELRNGEAIGRDRRGRKPRRNNSGEPGGSATQELFCSACDQLFLSPHQLQQHFRSHQEGVFKCPLCSRVFPSPSGLDQHLGDHSSESHFLCVDCGLAYGTEALLLAHRRAHTPNPLHSCPCGKTFVNLTKFLYHRRTHGAGGVPLPPAPVLPEEPAVSVPEPAPAETREPEAPELPTTEENPAEPPGPGIYRCLLCSREFVKALQLTRHQRFVHRLERRHKCSICGKMFKKKSHVRNHLRTHTGERPFSCPDCSKPFNSPANLARHRLTHTGERPYRCGDCGKAFTQSSTLRQHRLVHAQHFPYRCQECGLRFHRPYRLLMHRYHHTGEYPYKCRECPRSFLLRRLLEVHQLVVHAGRQPHHCPSCGAAFPSSLRLYEHRCAAAAAQAPRRFECGTCGKKVGSAARLQAHEAAHAAAGPGEVLAKEPPAPRASRATRTPVTPSPTALSGAASAAPAAPARRRGLECSECKKLFSTETSLQVHRRIHTGERPYPCPDCGKAFRQSTHLKDHRRLHTGERPFACEVCGKAFAISMRLAEHRRIHTGERPYSCPDCGKSYRSFSNLWKHRKTHQQQHQAAVRQQLAEAEAAVGLAVMETAVEALPLVEAIEIYPLAEAEGVQISG, encoded by the exons ATGGAGAGAGAAG CCCAGGGCCTTGTTGCTGCCATGACTGAGGAGAGTGAGGAGACATTCCTGTATATTGAGCATCGCTATGTCTGCTCTGAGTGCAACCAGCTCTATGGATCCTTGGAGGAGGTGCTTGTGCACCAGAACTCCCATGTGCCCCAGCAGCACTTTGAGCTGGTGGGCGTGGCTGACCCTGGAATCACGGTGGCCACAGATGCAGCGTCAGGTACAGGCCTTTATCAGACCCTCATACAGGAGAGCCAGTACCAGTGTCTTGAGTGTGGGCAGCTGCTTCTGTCGCCTAGCCAGCTCTTGGAGCACCAGGAGCTGCACCTGAAGATGATGGCCCCCCAGGAGGCAGTGCCAGCTGAGCCACCACCCAAGGTGCCCCCCTTAAACTCCAGCACCATTCATTACGAGTGTGTGGATTGTAAGGCTCTCTTTGCCAGCCAGGAACTGTGGCTGAACCATCGGCAGATGCATCTCAGGGCCACGCCCACCAAGGCTCCAGCCCCAGTTGTCTTGGGGTCCCCAGTTGTCTTAGGCCCGCCTGTGGGCCAGGCCCGAGTGGCTGTGGACCATTCATACCGGAAAGCAGAAGAAGGTGGAGAAGGGGCTGCTGTCCCATCTGCAGCTGCTGCCACTACTGAGATGGTGACAGAGGTGGAGTTGCTCCTCTACAAGTGCTCCGAGTGCTCCCAGCTCTTCCAGCTGCCGGCCGACTTTCTGGAGCACCAGGCCACCCACTTCCCTGCTGTCCCAGAGGCTGAGGAGCCTGCTGCAAAGCAGGAAACCCTGGTCTCCTCACCCACCGAGGTGCCAGTGTCTCTGCCGGAGCCCCTGCCAGCCTCGGACCATAGTTATGAGCTGCGCAATGGGGAGGCCATTGGACGGGATCGCCGGGGGCGGAAGCCCCGGAGGAACAACAGTGGAGAGCCCGGTGGGTCAGCCACCCAGGAACTCTTTTGCTCAGCCTGTGATCAGCTCTTTCTCTCGCCCCACCAGCTGCAGCAGCACTTTCGGAGTCACCAGGAGGGTGTCTTCAAGTGTCCCCTGTGCAGTCGTGTCTTCCCCAGCCCTTCTGGTCTGGATCAGCACCTTGGTGACCACAGCAGTGAATCTCATTTCCTATGTGTAGACTGTGGCCTGGCCTACGGCACAGAAGCCCTTCTCTTGGCCCACCGGCGAGCCCATACTCCAAATCCTCTGCATTCGTGTCCCTGCGGGAAGACCTTTGTCAACCTTACCAAGTTCCTCTATCACCGGCGTACCCATGGGGCAGGAGGCGTCCCTTTGCCCCCAGCACCAGTTCTGCCAGAGGAACCTGCTGTTAGCGTTCCTGAGCCAGCCCCTGCAGAGACTAGAGAGCCAGAGGCCCCAGAGCTCCCCACAACTGAGGAGAATCCAGCAGAGCCTCCGGGGCCGGGCATTTACCGCTGCCTCCTGTGCAGCCGTGAGTTTGTCAAGGCGTTGCAGCTGACCCGGCACCAGCGTTTTGTGCACAGGCTGGAACGGCGCCATAAATGCAGCATTTGTGGCAAGATGTTCAAGAAGAAGTCTCACGTGCGGAACCATCTCCGCACACACACCGGGGAACGTCCCTTCTCCTGCCCTGACTGTTCCAAGCCCTTCAACTCACCTGCCAACCTGGCCCGCCACCGGCTCACCCACACAGGGGAACGACCCTACCGGTGTGGGGACTGTGGCAAGGCTTTCACTCAGAGCTCCACTCTGAGGCAGCATCGCCTGGTGCATGCCCAGCATTTCCCCTACCGCTGCCAGGAGTGTGGACTGCGCTTTCACCGCCCTTATCGTCTGCTCATGCACCGCTACCACCACACAGGCGAGTACCCCTACAAGTGTCGGGAGTGCCCCCGCTCCTTCTTGCTGCGCCGGCTGCTAGAGGTGCACCAGCTTGTGGTCCATGCTGGGCGccagccccaccactgcccatcctGTGGGGCTGCCTTCCCCTCCTCGCTGCGGCTTTATGAGCATCGCTGTGCAGCCGCCGCTGCCCAGGCCCCACGGCGCTTTGAGTGTGGGACCTGTGGCAAGAAAGTGGGCTCTGCTGCTCGGCTGCAGGCCCATGAAGCTGCCCATGCTGCTGCCGGTCCTGGAGAAGTCCTGGCTAAGGAGCCCCCGGCTCCCAGGGCCTCCCGGGCCACTCGCACACCAGTCACCCCCTCCCCAACAGCCCTCAGTGGTGCAGCCTCTGCTgcccctgcagcccctgcccGGCGGCGTGGCCTGGAATGCAGTGAGTGCAAGAAGCTGTTCAGCACGGAGACATCGCTGCAGGTGCACCGACGGATCCACACAGGTGAGCGGCCGTACCCATGTCCAGACTGTGGCAAGGCCTTCCGCCAGAGTACCCATCTGAAAGACCACCGGCGCTTACACACCGGTGAGCGGCCCTTTGCCTGTGAAGTGTGTGGCAAGGCTTTTGCCATCTCCATGCGCCTGGCAGAACATCGCCGCATTCACACGGGTGAACGGCCCTACTCCTGCCCTGACTGTGGCAAGAGCTACCGCTCCTTCTCCAACCTCTGGAAGCACCGCAAGactcaccagcagcagcaccaggcGGCAGTGCGGCAGCAGCTGGCGGAGGCCGAGGCCGCTGTGGGCCTGGCCGTGATGGAGACGGCAGTGGAGGCCTTGCCCCTTGTGGAGGCCATTGAGATCTACCCCTTAGCAGAGGCTGAGGGGGTCCAGATCAGCGGCTGA